Within the Emticicia oligotrophica DSM 17448 genome, the region CTTTTATTTTCCTTTATATTATTTGTAATCCGTTTTTAAACAATGAGCTTTTCTTATGGTGGGAAGTTCCTCCAACCTCTATTATCAATGTAAAACCTCATGATATTGGTATCGTGCTCACAGGAGGCGTTATCAATGAAGATAAGCTTCCAATTGAAAATATTTTTCTAGGTGGTTCGGCTGACCGTATGGGACAAGCCATTGAGCTTTATAAGAAAGGAAAAATTAGAAAAATTCTGATAAGTGGCGGAGCTATTGAAATTTTAGGGAAAACACAGAAACTAGAAATTGAAGAAATGGCTAAATATATGATTATTAGCGGAGTAGCCAAAGAAGATATTATTTTAGAAAAATATGCTCAAAATACTAGAGAAAATGCCATTAATTGTTCAAAAATTTTAAAGAAGTATTTCCCGAATCAATCATATTTACTCATAACTTCGGGGTTTCATTTGCCTAGAGCCAGTAAATGCTTTAAGAAAGTAGGGCTAAAAGTAGATTGCTTTGGGGCCGATTATATTTCGCACGAACGAAATTTTAATTGGTATAATCTGATTTTGCCGAGGGAGGGAAACTTTGGTTCAGCGAACTTACTATTCAGAGAAGTAATAGGCTATAATACCTATAAAGTAATGGGCTGGATATAAAAAAACGATTTACGAATGAATCATTAAAATTAGCACAAAGCTAAGATTAAATATCAATCGTAAATCGTAGAATAATATTACATACTTAGAATGTGTACCATTCTCAATAAATCATCATGAATTGGCTTAGGTTTTTTGATTGTATCAATAAATGGTGTATAAACCAATTCATTGTTTACAATTCCTGCCATAACATTTTTGTAGCCCTTGATAAGCCCTTCAACCGCTCCTAAACCTAAACGGCTAGCAAGAATACGGTCGTAAGCAGTTGGTGTACCACCACGTTGGATGTGTCCGAGTGTTGTTACACGAATATCTAATTTA harbors:
- a CDS encoding YdcF family protein; the encoded protein is MFYIASKFLSFFIMPMGILCLLLIYAIITKNRTKSKKATISAFIFLYIICNPFLNNELFLWWEVPPTSIINVKPHDIGIVLTGGVINEDKLPIENIFLGGSADRMGQAIELYKKGKIRKILISGGAIEILGKTQKLEIEEMAKYMIISGVAKEDIILEKYAQNTRENAINCSKILKKYFPNQSYLLITSGFHLPRASKCFKKVGLKVDCFGADYISHERNFNWYNLILPREGNFGSANLLFREVIGYNTYKVMGWI